A stretch of DNA from Hirundo rustica isolate bHirRus1 chromosome 1, bHirRus1.pri.v3, whole genome shotgun sequence:
TCCTGCCTTTTGTCTCCTCACTAGCTGAAACCTCATCCTGCCCTGGAGCCCAGACTCACTTCTCCATAAGCAGGCTTAGTTTAAAGATGATATTGACAGGTTTTATCAAAATGTAGGTGAAATTTCACTACTGCTAAGTAACTTCTCAAGATCTTTCCTGATCAGTGACTTTCTGGTGGCAATAATGTAAGCACTGGTTTATTAATCTGTTTGTATTATTGCTCTGGCTTTAGATAGAACTAGACAGCAGTGTGAGGTGATTGATCCTGACTCCTTGAGAAACTTCTCAGAGCTGCAAAGCATGGCTTGTAGCATTGGCTGGGGTGAACCCTGTTAACTCAAGTCCTGCCCATGAGCTGTGTCCCTAACATATTTCATTCTTTGTCAGCATGTATGTTTTGGCTGTGAATGACAGCTTGGCTTAAGTAAtgggaaagaaaacttttcaaTGGGACTgacattggaaaaaaaaaaaaattggcagtACTCACGTATGTATCACTCAGGTTACTATTCTTGTGCAAGTTTTCAAATTATTGAGAGGTAATGAGGTGTAATCAGCTGTTGAAAGCTCTTGAAACCCCAGTGCTGTACTTTTTAACATCACGTGTTAATGGTGAAATGGTGTCACCAGCCCCAAGGCAGATGAACAGGCTTCCTTCCTGAGGGAGACTCAGTGATTCAGAATGTGAGCTGCCCACAACCAGTGGGGTGATTGGGGACCTATTAACTTAGTCAGCAGAGAGATTGACAAACACAGCCTGTCCTATCAGGCTTCCCTTCTGTGGAACTTCCATGCCCTTGTCAGTGCTACTgtctccttgtcctcctcccgGCCCTCACTCTTTTCCAGGAGGAATACTGCTTATTAGCTCTTGAATGTGAAACAGTGCTTGTTTCCTGAAAACCAAGCTGGCTGCTTATCCTCACCAGCTTTGTCACAGGGAGGACAGAGGTTTCCATCAGCCACATGTGTGTAAATGCCAGATGTTGAAAGCCAGGGACCTACTGTATAGCCAGGATTAGCAACAAAGTAAAGCATGAGAAGTAATAGAACAAAACTGATGGATGTTctcctcctttaaaaaaattaaagctccAATAATGCCAAGCAGTTTTTGAGGAAGGTAAACTTGTTTAGAGGAAAGGTGATAGCCCAGAAGAGTGGTTCAGAatgagatcagtaaacgaactATTTGCTGAAATCTGAATCTGTTCAGGCACAAAAATGACATTCTGTGCATTCCAAACGTATGCTTATAGACCAGATAAGAGGTGTGGAAAAGATACTTATTTTCCACGGTTGATGTGAATTTGCATAAAAGGTGTGACTGGGACATCCTAAGTTGAGTAATTTTACACCATCTCGTTGTTGTTCTAGGAAGTCTTGTATTCACTCTCTGGCTGCAGATAAAGGCTGCCAGTTCACCCTACACTCAGTGAAAGTGTCTGAGAATAGATTTTCCTATATAAAGTTGGCTTTTTACACTGATGTGGGAGAACAAAATGGGGATGTATCCTTTTCCCCACCACTGAGCAATTCAGTGTTAAGGAGCCGAAGGTATTTACAGAGGGTGAAGTCCAGCAGTGTATTACAGAGGGTAGAGTCTTTAAAAGACTTGGAAATCAGTCCTTCCCTGGTGTTGGGCAGAGTGCCATTTTTGGCAAGCTGACTATTGACTTAAGCCATTATCATTTTGCAGAAAAAGGTGTCACTAGGTGTAAATGAGAGCATGACTGTACCTTGGTGTGGGAATAGGCTGTTACTGGTGTTAGGTTCTCGGTTTACCAAAGGTAAGTATGCAATTGCCCAGAGAAATCTAAAATCTCTTTCTAGAAGTGATTGAATTCTTCCAGCCTTGCTGGCAGCCTGCTCCAACGCTATGTACTTTTGTACTTGGATCTTAACTTTGACTGCATTTAACTCCTTCTCATACAAGCCccttattttgtgtttttcaaaacCAGATGGAGTTTTATAGACAGCAGAAAAAATTTACAAACAAATACCTTGACTCGTTGGAAGTCAAGTGTAACCATACTGCAAAGCTCTGCTTGCATTCTGCCACTGGGTGTTTTGAATATGGGTAATATGTTCAGTCTTCCTAAAACAAACTCATATCTTAACACACAAGATGGCTTTCAATTAATTACGTATCTCACCGAGTGTTTATCttggaaataaaagagaattatcTCAGTAACTGAATGCAGtaggagctgctgccttttaaattcagttttacaGCCCATCAGCTTCACTGTGATTGTGACCTTGATGTCAGCTAAGCTAGAGGTGTCCTATGTCTGcttgaaattgttttaattttaaacgTCTTTCCAAATGTCACGGGCAAAAGATAGTTCAGAGATAACACATCTGTAGGGCTGTGTAGTATTTAGTTTTGAAATTAAGCTCCAGGAGTCCCAGTGTGATCTGCGACTTACTCGTATAATGTCATTATGTCAACAGTCTTCCTCCTCCTTGCGGTACTTGACATGACTGTTTTTGTAACTATGTTGAATTTTTATCTGTCCTAGATCTTTCATATCCATGGGAGCATCTGTAGGAGCAGTAACAAGGCAGACCCTGTTCCCTCCCCTCATGCCTGCAGGGCGCCCTTTCCGTGTGTCCAATGCCTCCCGAAGCAGCCGGAAAGGAATTGTCGCAAGCAGCCTGCAAGAGCTCCTCAGCAAGGTAGAGCAAACAGTCCCACTCTGTCTGAAACTTACAGGGGAATACAGCATCCCAGAAAGACAACCCACAGACTCCTGTTCTTCTAGAAAACCATTCCTGGGGAAGTTCAGGAGAATGTGTCAGACGAGCGAGTCTCAATATGAAATGAGGGGCTCTCTTTAGAGTGCTGAAATCTcctggtttttgggttttttttcctagacttTAGATGCCTTCGTTGTAACTGCTGGAATAGTTACTCTGGTTTTGGAGGAAGATGGCACAGTTGTGGACACGGAAGAGTTCTTCAAGTCCCTGGATGATAATACGCACTTCATGGTTCTAGAAAATGGACAGAAATGGACGCCAGTAAGTGTTGACTGCTTCTTTCTCATTTGAGTAGAAGTGGCCGGAGGAATGTTTGTGGCTGCTAAAATTCTTGGAaagaggggagaagaggaagaaaaattcctCTGAAGAGGCAAGGTGTAAACTCATTGTTGAGCCTTCCTGGATGAAAAATTAAGTTCATATTTCCTATTGTCCCTCCTTTGGGCATAGATCTGTTGGCAAAATCCACCAggaattgaaataaaatattacaacTGAAAAGATTTAGAGGGGAAAATGTCCTGGTTTTGGAGAagctcagaaatatttcttcttggGCCTTTTTgtaacataaagaaaattagGACTTTGACTccataaagttaaaaaaattacagtgtcTTTAAAGATTAAACTTGGACTGTAATAATGCTCAAATAAAGTAATATAAAGCAAGTTCTGCCTTCTGCAGGCAGTAATAGTTAATGATAATTAGAAATATGCCTGTGTTTAATTTTGCAAATAGCCAGAAGTTGGCATGAGAATTTGATGTTAGTCTGCATGCTTCAAGATATTTAAGAGCTATTAAAACTGGCTTGCTTTAGCCTTCTGATCATATAAATTCAGTATTCAACTAGTTATTTTATGGGGAAATAGTAATCTCTACATTAATAACATAGAGCCAAACTCATAACTGTTTTCCATGAGATGGCTGTTGCTAAAAATCTGGCATCAGAATTTTTTATACCAGGTGCAGAGCTGTAAGCAGGGATGCAATTTTTGTGCCTCCACACATACAGCTCCATCCTGTGGCCCTGTTTTCCCAGTCTCCTGTTGCAGTCTGGGCAGCCtgtacattttttcccccaaataccTCCTCACTGGCTTATCAAGCTCTGCACCTGGGGCATGAGCTCCAAGGGCAGAACGGGAGTTGCAGCCAGGGTGTGACTCCACCTTGCTCCTgtctggcactgcagcagcgCAAGTTTGAATGCAGCCTCTCTTCAGAAAGCGCTGAGTGACAACAGAGGGATTGTCACAGCTCCACCAATCACCTGGAGTGTAGcaccagctctgtcctgctttATCCAAATGCTCTGGGTGCTAATGGGGAGGGGTGTGGGGAGATGCTTCCAAGCACACCAACTGCTTGTACATGGCCAAAGCTGTTGTTGATAGAGGACCCTGTTGCTGGAGCTTGGTGGTTATCAAAATAAAACAGGCATAAAATTGCTGGCTAATGATCTACTGCTGTGTTTAGCTTTGTCTGACTTATCGTGACACTGTCTGAGGGCTGGGGTGTCGAGTACAAAAAGGCCCAGTCTTACACAACTTTACTGCTCCATTTAGCATGCAGAAAAcaccctggcagctgccaggtgGCTAACCTTGAGCGGAATGTGCTGAGCAGAGGATCCCGTGTATCCACTAGATGTCCCTGTGAATATGGGTtctcttccctgttttctttttgcttttcctttcttgaacTGCACACCCTGCAGCAGACAAGGGCTGCTTTCAATAAAGGAGGGTGCATTTAAGAAGGAAGATGACTTTCTGTGCtctctctcctttgcttttcttaagATCTCGTTATTAAACCCTTGGCCTAATCAGCAGCGATTCCCtccctgtgtttctttttagtAGGAAGAAAGAGATGTTGTAAGCCAGGTTTTGAAATGAGTCCCCTGACTTTTCACAGATGTCATCTTTGTAGCTGTGTCCAAGAGTGCTCATCAGCATTGTGTTTCTGTCATCCTGGATATTTGGTGGCCTAACCTCGCTGCCTCAGGAAGCAGCCAGAATGTACCAGGATAAATAAATGGCAGGAACACTGTCCAGTGTACTCTGAGGAAGCTCtgctacagaaaataaatattcaggaggtgttctgtcactccaggaTTTTAGTGTCTGTTTGGAAAACTTCAGAAGCCTGTTCAGGACTTGAAAAACAATACATAAGCTACAGACCTCCTTTTCTATGTGCTAATGCTTTCAATTCAGGCTTAGAATTGACCAAAAACTAGCTCCAAGACTGGAATAAGCAAAGCTGCTTCTGAAGAACTGCACTGTTAATAATTGTCTTGCTGTAGCTTCCTGTGTCGTGGTACAaactgtctctctctctttttaaatcAGACAAAAAATGGAGTTGTCGCtgtgagaaaaaagaagaaaatgggagTAGCTAACATCACATTTGATCTGTACAAACTGAACCCTAAGGATTTTATCGGCTGCTTAAACATCAAGGCAACGTTCTATGAGATCTACTCTATCTCTTACGACATCAAATGCATGGGAGCAAAAAGCGTATTGCGGTGAGTGTGCTTCCACTGCTGGTCAGGTGTATGTGTTAACgtaaaaatctgtgtttgctATTTGTTCTGTGGAGCAGGCGTGTTtagaaaatcagtatttttgttatttactACCTACTGACCAATATGCTGACTCTTTGTTTGTAAGGTGGATAGCTGACTGGTAAAAAAGTTCCTATAGCTTTTTTATGATAGAATCTTACGTTTCCACCGAGGCAAAACTCTTACCAGCTTGTATTTACTGAAAGGGTGTAAGTACGGTTTCTGTGTTCTGCTGAGAGAATTTCCTCACATTTCCTGACTTGTTTGTCTGAAAAATGcaggaggctggggaaggaagcTCTTTAAAGAGGAGACTTCAAGGGGGTGAAATGAGAGGAATCTGAGATGTAATATCAGGGGTCTTAAAGCTAGCTCAGACATTGCAGTTCCTGTTTGCCAGATTCACCACTAGAGCTACATGGAGgcaaaggaaaatggaagagagGTGACACTCTCCTCCCTTAATGTGGATTTGTCATCGGTAGCAAGACTCTGTGGTAGCATTGCTCTGAAGCCAGCTGGTGTGGTCTCTAGGCCAGCTAAGGGAGCCTGTCAAGGACCACTGTCTCCTGCAGGACTGATCTGCTGTGGGCTGTGAGTTTGGTAGAGCTGGCTGTTGGGAAATGCTGTCTTAAAATAATACCTGCTTTCAGCGACGAGTTGAAAGACGGTGCCTTGTCCAGATCAGCTGTGTTCTGCCCTGGTTCAAGAAGACTGCTGAGTTCAGACCCCTTGCCAGAGGTGCTGACAGCTGTTTAAGCTGCCACCCCAGGTTTCCCTGCCTGACTTTTGGAATTCTGGTTGAGACGCAGTGGTGTGCTGCATTTTATTACTTGAGGACCAGAGCTGACACAGATGTATGTATCATCTGTGAAGTTTTAAGTGGTCCAGAGTGACATGTGGCCTTTAGATGAAGTCTTTAAGCAGTCCTTCCTCTCCTGATGCGGGTATGCTGGTTAGTGTAATGCTGACCTTGCtccctgtcctgcagtctcACTGACCTCTCCCACTCTACTTGGGTGGTCCCTTCCTTAATCTTCCAGGCTTCAGCTGgtgtggctgcaggcaggactGCTCTCTGGTCTGGATGATTATCCAGCGCCATGCTACACCCACCTGTAACCTGACTTCATTAGGGTCTCTTCAAAGCAGAGATTTGCCCTTGGACAGCTGCACTCCTCCAGTTCCTACGTTTGTCAAACCCTTTTGAGCCAAAACAAACTCTGATCTCTGACTGCCTGCTATGGAACTGAGTATCAGCGCTGGAACTTGTGTTGCTAAGGAGAGTTTGAAGCGACAATTCTGCCTCCCTGCCAAGACAGGGCAGCTGGTGAGAAAGGAGCGGTGCTGGCAAACAGCTGAAGTAGCTGTGGAGTTCTTGTGGGAGCTCTGTTACGTTacagagctcagctggaagggaaatGTCACTGTCAGGGTGGGACGACAGTCTGCTAGCACAGAACAGGGTGACAGAAGAGATAACCTTGGGTACCCTTGAACACAGCAGTGACACGGCCTGCCTCAGCTTGCTGCTGAAATCAGTGACAGGCGATGTCAGGATCCTGCTGTCGCCCCTCTGCTAATGAGTCCCAGATCGCTAACGCTGCTGCCCTCTCCCCGAGCCCACATGCGGAGTGTGGAGGGAAAGGACtgaaaaatgctgcagctgttcctgatgggaggggctggaggcctGCCAGCTGTGATTAGTGCATTTCCCCTCGTGGTGTTCCCCTCTAGTGTCCGACCGAAGGATCGAATGTCCAGCTCAACAAATAACTTGCTCTGTGGCTTAAGCGGCAACTGCTCGTGTGTGCAAGTGGCgcgctgcagctgctgcaaagcCCAGCGCCAGGTGCAGCTTTCCTTACAACTTTCCTTACAACTGCAAAGCTCCTTGGCCCGTCCTGTGCGGCAGAGGAAGAACATGCTGAAATGGCACGTGTGGGGAGCGTGAATGAGGGTACAGTGTTCTTTAAAGGCTTCACAGGCTCTGAGTACAGGGTATTCGACTGCGCTGAGGCATTGGATTTCAACTGCAAAGCTTTCACGACAGTGGGGTTAAAAATGAATTTGTAGGAGGGGGATTTTGGCTTCTCTGCTTAAAATCAAAGGACAAGTGAATAGAAGCAGAGGGTTCACAGCTGTATGTTTTCTTAGACAGGAATTTGGAAAATCTGCccacttttttttcagaagagagGCTGATCTGGTTTTTGTGTCTTCAGAAACTGATCCCATTCCAGTTTTGGAACGGTTCCAGTTTTTTGTACTGCTTCCCAATGCCTCAGCCTCATACTTGTGAGGGCCCTCCTAACTTCTGGGGGATGAGACTCAAACGTAGGTCTCTCTTA
This window harbors:
- the CIDEA gene encoding lipid transferase CIDEA, whose translation is MEVARDCVGSLLRSFISMGASVGAVTRQTLFPPLMPAGRPFRVSNASRSSRKGIVASSLQELLSKTLDAFVVTAGIVTLVLEEDGTVVDTEEFFKSLDDNTHFMVLENGQKWTPTKNGVVAVRKKKKMGVANITFDLYKLNPKDFIGCLNIKATFYEIYSISYDIKCMGAKSVLRKVLQLVSHAAQITGQFLLYTGTYMLQLMGEYDEDDMTYTRSRQE